The Arctopsyche grandis isolate Sample6627 chromosome 5, ASM5162203v2, whole genome shotgun sequence genome includes a window with the following:
- the LOC143911906 gene encoding uncharacterized protein LOC143911906 encodes MEQSTSVPKTHRHKKRQRQVRKRRKAANRKRNSQSTPQSQCESQNFDSAAAFWSNSFNGIISWQYQHQIAYWKSKATALSYENKVLHSIIRDLYKNKGNFPASNDRVRKHQNQHIKKRVEICNDEEESENYDIVLSEEMLAFLQKSAEHRLQRDQEKKSLQDKIEASKTAPPEEPFDKKRFTEMKSLYGSSADKIIGLETSLQLNFDQYVDSNNPVHWPNIPLVL; translated from the coding sequence atggAACAGTCAACGTCAGTGCCTAAGACTCATCGACATAAAAAGCGACAACGCCAAGTAAGAAAGAGAAGAAAAGCTGCCAACCGTAAAAGAAATTCTCAGTCAACACCGCAATCTCAGTGCGAGTCTCAAAATTTTGATAGCGCAGCAGCATTTTGGAGTAACTCGTTCAATGGAATAATATCATGGCAGTACCAACACCAAATAGCTTACTGGAAGTCAAAGGCAACAGCGCTTTCATATGAAAACAAAGTCTTGCATTCTATCATTAGAGATTTGTATAAGAATAAAGGTAATTTCCCCGCTTCAAATGATCGAGTCCGCAAACACCAAAATCAACATATCAAAAAGCGGGTCGAAATATGCAATGATGAAGAAGAATCTGAAAATTATGATATTGTACTAAGCGAggaaatgttagcatttttacaaaagagCGCTGAACACAGGTTGCAACGAGATCAGGAAAAGAAAAGCCTTCAAGATAAAATTGAAGCATCGAAAACAGCACCCCCCGAAGAACCTTTCGACAAAAAGAGATTCACCGAAATGAAATCATTGTACGGGTCATCTGCTGATAAAATAATAGGCCTAGAGACAAGTTTACAACTGAATTTCGATCAGTACGTAGACTCCAACAATCCCGTACACTGGCCGAACATACCTCTTGTTTTATAA
- the LOC143911908 gene encoding zinc finger and BTB domain-containing protein 41-like, which produces MNLSKVCRCCLRENEQTKSLFDRLEFNSQNDLISNVLYDCFSFESMENDGFPQNICMPCINHLQDAHSFKTMIQNSLNILEQHENHIFKMTNNDLPTDSIDNWDNKAIITMLKIEPSSPSFNNDTFNRELDTKEVEITYEENSDFLTNTKSNKTLLYCTVCTAKFTDRKNLLQHCNTNHVIKKRQGKCCDYCNDMYDDYRSLIAHRKKHFTPHVCQLCWKGFITEDELKNHEDECARLKSSIENESSDSHDPRSKKRQCHICGKSFAADYIKIHILIHGEGKYKCKICGKKFKQPTSLNSHINWNHKREKKYSCNLCESTFITSGARRSHIRYKHLKEKNCICGACGKNFFSSSELRRHLLTHTGKKNFTCKLCDKAYVTQYAFKIHLKVHEKSNAMSNLQRA; this is translated from the exons ATGAACTTAAGTAAAGTTTGTCGGTGTTGCTTAAGAGAAAACGAACAAACAAAAAGTCTATTTGATCGCTTAGAATTCAATTctcaaaatgatttaatttcaaaCGTTCTTTATGATTGTTTTAGTTTTGAG TCAATGGAGAACGATGGTTTTCCTCAAAATATATGCATGCCCTGCATTAACCACTTACAGGATGCACACTCTTTCAAAACGATGATTCAGAACTCTTTAAACATATTAGAGCAACATGAAAATCACATATTCAAAATGACAAATAACGATCTTCCTACTGATTCTATTGACAACTGGGACAACAAAGCAATTATAACAATGTTAAAGATCGAACCTTCGAGTCCAAGCTTCAATAATGATACATTTAATCGTGAATTAGATACCAAAGAAGTAGAAATTACATACGAAGAAAATAGTGACTTTTTGACAAATAccaaatcaaataaaacattACTATATTGTACTGTATGTACTGCGAAATTCACCGATCGGAAAAATCTTCTCCAACACTGTAATACAAATCATGTGATAAAAAAGCGTCAGGGAAAATGCTGCGATTACTGCAATGATATGTATGATGATTACAGGTCGTTAATAGCGCATAGAAAGAAACACTTTACTCCGCACGTCTGTCAGTTATGCTGGAAAGGTTTCATAACAGAAGACGAGCTTAAAAATCACGAAGACGAGTGTGCTAGGCTTAAAAGTTCAATTGAAAATGAATCGTCCGATTCACACGATCCGCGGTCCAAGAAAAGGCAGTGTCACATCTGCGGGAAATCTTTCGCCGCTGACTATATCAAAATTCATATTCTGATTCACGGCGAGGGCaaatataaatgcaaaatatgcggtaagaaattcaaacaaCCCACTAGTCTCAACTCACACATCAACTGGAATCACAAGAGAGAGAAAAAGTATTCGTGCAATTTGTGCGAAAGTACTTTTATTACTTCCGGTGCAAGACGTTCGCACATCAGATACAAGCACTTGAAAGAAAAGAATTGTATTTGCGGTGCTTGCGGCAAGAACTTTTTCTCATCGTCTGAACTTCGAAGGCATTTACTTACACACACGGGTAAAAAGAACTTCACTTGTAAATTATGCGATAAGGCATATGTAACTCAATATGCGttcaaaattcatttaaaagttCACGAAAAAAGTAATGCCATGTCTAATTTACAACGAGCTTGA
- the Tbc1d15-17 gene encoding TBC1 domain family member 15/17 has translation MEGDSAPLGEPERLLYIQDGVILKSITAKSLYIGCTGTLSIVEYPHHKISIDWKPKDFVLIDSLQEQEWTVVNTRLTTLSNHRFLLENIDKITTLHKIITLTGKKGIGSATFYFPHGNADTFSRNINIHCEILKVHKNAVHIVTPNLKPTTNGSLADLDDFFYDPSSSYGLRSFVRNIAIAPVDTIWKAGAKLGIFSAEEAAEKSSLNSMDSDNVEVGNWSLDEFELSPRPEILRGIPLLENQLIVFRDDTGSISEVEIVKEIIFKGGVEHTLRSEVWKYLLNYFPWNTTDEERKVLRHQKSSEYYTMKTQWKSITPMQENRFTDFHERKSLVKKDVDRTDRTFDFYAGDDNPNIDTLNDILMTFVMYNFDLGYVQGMSDLLSPILFVLKDEVDAFWCFVGFMDKVHTNFDIDQAGMKLQLQQLYDLTNFVCPKLANYLREQSSANMYFCFRWLLVLFKRELSLHDTMRLWEVLWTGKPCKNFHLLVSVAILDSEKTVFEERGYGFAKILKHVNDLSMHINLDHVLSKAEAIYHQIVSAPHLTNEIRRILGLEEVIVNQPAKDEEISSPVQNGVKENGSDASVSTSNGIRFKADKEEVAYQRSIDLSFL, from the exons CTTTTATACATACAAGACGGTGTAATCCTCAAATCGATAACGGCCAAATCTCTCTACATCGGATGCACCGGCACTCTCTCCATCGTCGAATATCCTCACCACAAAATATCCATCGATTGGAAGCCAAAAGACTTTGTACTGATCGATTCGTTGCAAGAACAGGAATGGACTGTCGTCAATACTAGAC TGACTACTTTGAGCAATCACCGATTTTTATTGGAGAATATCGACAAAATCACAACGTTGCACAAAATAATTACGCTGACTGGGAAGAAAGGCATCGGTTCAGCCACCTTCTATTTTCCGCATGGAAATGCTGATACATTTTCGCGCAACATAAATATTCACTGTGAGATATTGAAAGTTCACAAGAACGCCGTTCATATCGTGACTCCCAACTTGAAACCCACAACCAACGGAAGTCTGGCAGATCTCGATGACTTCTTCTATGATCCTAGTTCGAGTTACGGACTGCGTAGTTTCGTCAGAAACATCGCCATAGCTCCTGTGGATACTATATGGAAAGCTGGTGCCAAATTAG GAATTTTCAGTGCTGAAGAAGCAGCTGAAAAGTCGTCTCTTAACAGCATGGATTCTGATAACGTCGAAGTCGGTAATTGGAGCttagacgaattcgagctgtcTCCTCGGCCTGAAATTTTAAG AGGAATACCTTTATTGGAAAATCAATTAATTGTGTTCCGAGATGATACGGGTAGCATTAGTGAAGTAGAAATCgtaaaagaaattatttttaaaggg GGTGTTGAACATACACTTAGGAGTGAAGTTTGGAAATATTTGCTCAATTATTTTCCTTGGAACACGACTGACGAAGAGCGAAAAGTTCTGCGTCATCAAAAATCGTCAGAATACTACACAATGAAAACCCAATGGAAATCTATCACACCGATGCAAGAAAATCGATTTACTGATTTCCACGAACGGAAAAGTCTCGTTAAAAAGGACGTTGATCGGACTGACAGGACGTTTGATTTTTATGCTGGAGATGATAATCCGAATATAGATACTCTCAATGATATACTCATGACTTTTGTGATGTACAATTTTGACTTGGGGTACGTTCAGGGCATGAGCGATCTCTTGTCTCCCATTTTGTTCGTATTGAAAGACGAAGTTGATGCGTTCTGGTGTTTTGTCGGATTTATGGACAAAGTG CACACAAATTTTGATATAGATCAAGCTGGAATGAAATTACAACTTCAGCAGCTGTACGACTTAACCAATTTTGTTTGTCCAAAGTTAGCCAATTATCTCAGAGAACAAAGTTCCGCAAATATGTACTTCTGTTTCAGATGGcttttagtattatttaaaagagAACTATCTCTGCACGACACAATGAG GTTATGGGAGGTACTTTGGACGGGAAAACCCTGTAAGAACTTTCATCTTCTAGTCAGTGTGGCTATACTCGATTCTGAAAAGACCGTGTTTGAAGAAAGGGGATACGGTTTCGCGAAAATACTCAAG CATGTGAATGATCTTTCAATGCACATCAACCTTGACCACGTTTTGAGCAAAGCTGAAGCAATATATCACCAGATTGTGTCAGCGCCACACTTAACCAATGAGATCCGACGTATATTGGGTTTGGAAGAAGTCATCGTCAATCAACCGGCAAAAGATGAAGAAATTTCGTCACCTGTACAAAATGGCGTAAAAGAGAATGGATCAGACGCGAGTGTGTCAACTTCGAACGGAATTCGCTTTAAAGCAGATAAAGAAGAAGTCGCATATCAAAGATCTATCGACTTGAGCTTtctttaa